GACTCTCAATTACATCCAAACAGTGGAGGCTTCCGCCCTGGGACACCCTCACTGCACCCTTACAGGTAAGACTCGATGCCTGTGGATCACAGAAGTACTTGGAGATGTGTTtcggggagagggaaggggaagacaCAGTTCTAGGGTACTAGAAGCTAGTGGACTTAAGGCATTGCTAGGACTCTGGCTTCCTAACAGCTTTTCTCCCCACAATTTATTTTCAGATCACAGCCCCTATACCTACCCCCCGGCCCAGCCCCTCCCTCAGCACTGCTCTCTGGGGTAGCTCTCAAGGGCCAGTTTCTGGATTTCTCCACACTGCAAGCTACAGAGCTGGGGAAGTTGCCGGCTGGAGGAGTTCTCTACCCTCCACCTTCCTTCCTCTACTCTCCGGCTTTCTGCCCCAGTCCTTTGCCTGACACATCGTTGCTTCAGGTAAGAGGGGGGGCAGGTATTAGATATTGGGGGATAGGGTGGGGAGAATGATTTTGTGGGGGTTGATATATTTCTCCCTGTTTCCCTACAGGTACGCCAGGATCTGCCATCCCCTTCGGATTTTTATTCTACTCCTCTGCAGCCTGGTGGCCAAAGTGGCTTTCTCCCTTCAGGGGCTCCTGCCCAGCAGGTATATTGTATCTTCACACTTCCCCTTCATTTGATTTCTCTGTCCAGTTGCTGGCTTTGATTTTCCCTGGTTTTCTGACattcctccctgcccccaacaTGCACACCCAAATTTCTTGTTACAGATGCTTCTACCCATGGTAGACTCACAGCTGCCTGTGGTGAACTTTGGCTCCCTGCCGCCAGCACCACCTCCTGCCCCACCTCCCCTTTCTCTGTTACCTGTGGGCCCTGCTCTGCAGCCCCCCAGCCTGGCTGTGCGGCCCCCACCTGCTCCTGCTACTCGGGTGCTGCCTTCACCTGCCAGGCCCTTCCCCGCTAGCTTGGGGCGAGCAGAGGTAAGGTACAGGAACTGAGGGACTAGGGAGCGCCAAGACTTAGGAGTAGGGATTCTGTATTTCAAGGTAGGCagctcatgattttttttccctcagctgCATCCAGTGGAACTAAAGCCGTTCCAGGATTATCAAAAACTGAGCAGCAACCTTGGGGGACCTGGATCATCACGGACTCCCCCAACTGGAAGGTGAAACGGAATAGGGATGTGGACTTTCCAAGTGCTTCCTTACTTTGGAACCAGGGTCTGGATCCTAGGCTTGCCTTAGACGCCCTTCTTCCCTTAGGTCCTTCTCTGGCCTCAATTCGCGTCTCAAGGCCACGCCTTCCACCTACAGTGGAGTCTTCCGCACCCAGCGCGTCGACCTTTACCAGCAGGTGAAGGAGAAACCCTTGTGGCCCCAACTCTAAATTCGAGTTGCCACCTGATTTCCTGTCCTTCCGTCTCATCGCTGACCTCTCACTGTGACTCACTCTTTAACACATGCCTGTCCCCTAGGCCTCCCCACCAGATGCCCTGCGCTGGATACCTAAGCCTTGGGAGCGGACAGGGCCGCCACCTCGAGAAGGGCCCTCCCGACGGGCAGAGGAGCCTGGGTCCCGAGGGGACAAGGAGCCTGGGTTGCCCCCACCCCGCTGAGGGAGTTCCTCTTGCCCCCTACCCCCGGGGCTTGTATatagattataaatatataaggGGGAAAGGGGTGGGCGGGGAGGGGTTGTGGGGCTGGGGCCtcacttcccctcctcccccttcccctggtCCCCTGTCCCTGGGGCTGTTTGTTAAAAAAGAGTaataaaaggatttaaaaaaaaacttctacaaTGATTTGGGGGATGGGTTGTTTGCATTGTCTTAAAGCATGGTGCTGAGTGATCTGTAGTTTCAGTCAGGGAAATATTCATTACTTATTCCAGTGAGCTGTTGAAACTAAAAACATGACCATCGTATTGGATCTTTAAATTTTTGTGAGTCGGGAATTTGGGCTGAGCTCAGCTGGATAAATCTGCTTTTTTGTGCCAGTGAGCGAGGTCAACTGGTTATCAGTCTGCAGCTGACACCTGGGCTGGTCCCAATATGGCTTCCTTTGCATATCTGGGGCCTTGGTGGGACATCTGTAACATTACTGGATTATCAACCAGTGTCTTCACATGGACTCTTCAGCAGGCCTGTTAAATGTCCGTGAGCTCATGTTCCAAGAGGTCTAGCTGGAATTTTCTAAGCTTATGCCATGCTTAGTTGATAGAGCACTAAACTAGCCAAGGTAGGCGATGGGGGGGTTTAGAAGGGACTTCAACTGCATCTCAAAGGGACTAGCAAAGAATTTGCAGCCATGGGACTTCAGTCCTTTATGATGAACTAAGGGGAAATCTCTGTTAAGGCCTCAATGTTGGAGCACACTTAAGGGGCTCTTTGAATTGGATAGACCCAATTCCAGCATTGTCAAACTAAGTGGGATTTCACATGGTAACACTGCATGCTAGTTATGCTAAAGACTATACTTAGGTTTGCAGCTGctcagaaactttttttgatGGGTAATTTGAGAGCTCTATCCTAGTGTGCACCTGGAATATGCTCCCAACTCAAAATACaggttttttatttatatataaagtgctttcgcacaaaaaatacaaacatcaggctggccgcggtggcccacgcctgtaattccagcactttgggaggccaaggtgggtggatcacaaggtcaggagttcgagaccagcctggccaatgtggtgaaaccctatctctactaaaaatacaaaaattagccgggcgtggtggcggacgcctgtagtcccagctactcaggaggctgaggcatgagtgagaatcgcttgaacccgggaggcggaggttgtagtgagccgagctcgagatccggccactgcactccagcctgggagacagagcaatactgtctcaaaaaaaaaaaaaaaaaaaaaacatcaaaactgGCTTGTACAATTTAGCGTGCTGAGTAGAACACAACAGTGTCCATATGCTCACGGGGAGATACTACAAGCTTTCTGGTACTCCAAGgaagtattaatttaaaaaacaagttcaCACAAGATTAAGGGACACACTACTTAATGAGACAATGTAGAGAGAAAGCAGCCAGAAAAATCcgacttttatttcttaaatactgTGAAGGAAGAGGGGGGAAACGGTCCCCTGATGAGGAAGGGCCATAGAGCAAAGAGCTAAGGATCATCAGCAAAGGCCCGCTGGGCATTGGGGAAGCGCTGGGGACTGTAGTTGGGGTCTTCCTGCAGTCGTTTTTGTATATCAGACCGGAGCTAAAGAGAAAAAGTAAGCAGGTTGGAGAAACGCTGGCCAAGTCCCTATGATCCCAGCAAGCACACAAGGCCATCCCTCAGAAGCTAACATTTCCCCCACCAAGCACACTGTCAAATAGCCCGGGGTGGCACTGTCAAGCCTTCCCAGATGCCAAAGGGGAAAACAAATGGTAGCACCAGGCTGACCAATTCATTGCTGAAGGGATCCAGGGAAGAGGGACCCTAGCCCAACCCCTCCCACTAGACCATCCCTATTCTGCTTCAAGGTGGCACCTGCTGCCTGTAGCTCTCCTGAACCTCTGGTGCCTCCAGGTCCCGGCTCAGGCTCTCGGGGCTCGTCAGGGGCCGAGCTCCGGCTGCCTTAGCTGCCCGGCTCACAGCCTCTGAGAGAAGCAGCTGGGGGCCCTCACCCTGCATCGTCTGGGGGACAGGGGGTTGGGAGGGAAAAGAGGATCAACGTCAGATCCAGTGCCACCATCCGGCTCACCCTTTCCATGAGTCAACCACTCCACTGGGTCTCCATGCTAGTGGAGAGAGGGGAAATTAAGAGTCCAGGATGTGGTTTTTACAGCAGAAATGCCTTCCTAATTCTCTTTGGCACTAGCCAAAACTAAAGTGAATGTGCTTGAACGTGCTCTTCAAAACGAAAGGCAGAAGGGGTCAAGCCATCCGGGATTCAGAGCTAGGTAATCCACAAGAGGAAACCCACCTTAAAGGAAAATGGGATCTAAGCACATGGGGATTAGGCAGCTGAGCAACTAATACAGGACTGCTAGCAAACAGACTAAGGTCAAGTCCTGTATGGTTATGCAACAAACAAGAGCAAGTCTGAATCCCAGAAAAGTTTCCTCATTAAACGAGGGGAGGGGAGACTGAATAACAAGAGCTCCCACCATCTCTACATAGTTTGATTCCAGGCATGACAGGGAAACCTGGATAGAGAGAGAGGCTTAGGGAAGAGGAAAACCAACCTTGCGTCTCTTGGCAGGCATACCACTGAGGTAGGCATCACTCAGAGGGGGCTGCGGTTTCACCTTCCGCTGGCTCTGAATGTCCTGCTGGATAATAGGGACCCATTCCTGGGgaggaaaagatgagaaaatagtAATGTCCTTGACTTTCAGCTGCCATGACCCACTGGATTACTTCCTGACACTTACTGGGGGGACTGCAGCTGCCCAAGGTTCTGTCTCAGCTGAAGCTCCATCCTGTTCATCCCGGGAGCCCCCCTCAGGAGCAGGAGGTGGACCTCGGGACATGGCCTCTTCTGCTGTTgttccaggggctggggaagcaTTCTCCCGCTGGGTGTCAGATGGCGGGAAGAGCCAGGCTTCAGAATTTTTAGCCTCCAAACCTTTCTCCCCCAGCCCTCCATCTGGCCCCTCAACCTCCCCCTCTCCAGAGTACCTGAGGCTCAGGGGAAGCTCTTTCTGCTCCCTGAACTTCCATTGGCTCCTCAGGAAGTGGCTGTGAAATTCAAGAACACCATACTTCCTCTCAGATCTCTCCAGTTCTCTCAAGTACCCTGACCCCATCGCCCAACAGGTCCCTTACCTGGGGGGGATCACCAACCCTGCGAACGTATCTGAGAATGGCATCAgggcctacaggcatgtgctCCAGTACCACCTGAAGCCTCAGTCCCATCATAGTGGTCAGCCAGCTCACCAAGGAGGGATTCACCCCACGAGACATACGACGCTgagggacagaaagcagatttaGAACAAAAACCCTCAACCACCTTTAGAAATAGATTAGATCCAGGTTACAGAATGtcagtttagaaaagaaaaatgaaaactgcagAGAATGGAAACCTCAGGAAACAAAAGGCTAAGGATCTGGGGCTAGGTGGTGCTTACAATTCGGCCATTGATAACAGCAGCAAGCTCCATCTGCTGTCCCCCCAAGCAGTGCAGGTTTAGGGCCAGGCATTCAAACAGGCCTTGGTTACACAACTCCAGCAACCGGGCCCCAAATCCACTATCTGTGGGCAAAATACAAGGAGGGAATGCTGGCACGTGGCAGCCCTGCACATGCAACAGGCCCCACttgcccccgcctggccagccccTGACCTGTGCAATGCAGCACATGCGCAGCAATGCTATTAAACTGCTCTTGGAGAAATTCCAGGTTTGTCCGGATGATGTCCACACCTGGCTGAACCTGCACCAAGGACTGAGAGACAAGATAACACAAAGATCCCAAAATCAAGAATCATAAGACTGGGAGTGGAGGAGGCAGCTGCCTTGACCAGAcccaggagaggaaaggaatagaGAAGGGTTACTCACAAAACTCTCCCGCACATACTCTTCTAGCCCCGTGATCAATGTGTGGGTTGCCATCTGTGGAGGAAACAGAACAGGTTTAGTTCAAAGCCTCAGTCCTCCCAAGACTTCCACCTCGACCCCAACAAGTCCAGGGCTTGTGTGGGGGCAATTGGAGCTTTACCTGGCAGAGAAGCAGTCagaaataaggaataaaatgTGCAAAGGAGGAGAGTTCTGGGGCCCCTGGCCTTCATTTACCCGGATGTTACTGGGTGTGGGCTCCTGACCACCCAGGTAGTGCTGGTGGAAGAAGGATCGCAGCTGGGGCTGGAGCCGTTGTAGTGGCTGGAAATGCCCATGGAGAAGCATCACTACGTCCACCATAGAGAAGTTCTGGCACAGAAGAGAAAGCAAGGCCCCAAAGAATCCTGGGGGACAAGGGCAGATGTTAGCAATGGCCTTTACCACCTGGCCTGCCCACCCACAACCAGATCATCAACCTCATCCCACCTTGGCAACACCCCTAAACCAAGGCCATCTACATTCCTCTGGCTGCCCCTTCCTGGAGCAAGCCAAAGCATCCCTTTTGCTCACCAAGGGCCCCATCAGTTCCAGGCTCAAAGATGTTGCTGGATCCACTGAGGCGTTGTATGAAGGCAGCAATACTTTCACTGCTGCCAGCCCGAGCCCCCAGGGAGCCCAGCAGGGAGCTGAGCACACCCTGCACCACTGAGGTAAAAAACTCCGGTGACAGGCTCTCAAGACCCAGGCCTCCAGGACTCCCTGCGCCACCAGAAGGGGAGCCTGGTGGGGGCATGGTCTGCTGCTCTGGGGcaggtggtgggggtggaggaggtgggggtggtggaggggCTGTCTGTGTTGCCTGGcaaataaagaaagaacaaagaacagaAAGTGAGGTGAGAATGAAGACACACGGAAATAATACGGCATCAAGAGGGCACAAACCAACGGGTCTGGGAAGATGGGGAGTTACATTCTGATCTTCACTGCTTAAAGCAAAAGTATGGTAGGTATTTAACAGAGTCAGGCAGCACAACTACCTACCTCTTCCTCTGAACAGGTTGTCAGAAAGCAGTGACACTAATTActatactttctttttctaaacctcattttcttcatctttaaaatgaaaggtTCAGAGTCAATGAATTCCCAGGGCCCCTTCCCCTAACATGTCACTAGGGGCTCTTACCCAGTGGTTATATAATGGCAAGAAGGTACCACTGCCTGGCTGGGCCGGGGGACAGGAAGATGAGGTGAATGGCAAGCCAGCCACTCACCTGCAAGAAGTCAGTCATGCCCTGGAGAAAGGCAGGGACACCAGGCATCGCCACAGTGATGGTGGGAGAAGCCACACCaggccctccagcccctggccctGCAGGCCCTAGCAGGTTCCCCAGAAGCTGAGAGAACTGAAGATCAGCCGTGGAGGGTTGAGGGGCGGGTGGAGGCTGGGCAGGCCCCCCAGGAGCGGGGCCAGCTGTGGTAGCTGTGTTGGTGGTGCCAGCACTGGCAGAAGCAGTGGCAGGGGCTGCCGGTGGAGCCATACCTGGGGTCCCCTGAGCTgtaagaaaccaaaaaaagaaagctgggctgagcatggtggctctcggctgtaatcctagcaactttgggagaccaaggcatgagaactgcttgagcccaggagtctaggccacatagcaagaccccatctctaccagaaaaaaaaaaagacaattactaGCCAGGAGCTAGTActgctagctactcaggaggctgaggtgggagaactgtttgagcccaggagttcaaggttacagtgagctttAACTCACtggactgcaccactgcactccagtctgggtgacagagcaagactctgtaacttaaaaaaaaaagaaaaaagctggccgggcacgatggctcaagcctgtaatcccagcactttgggaggccaaggtgggtggatcacaaggtcaagagttcgagaccatcctggccaacatggtgaaacccccttctctactaaaaacataaaaaattagctgggcgtggtggcgtgcacctgtagtcccagctactcaggaggctgaggcaggagaatcacttgaacccgggaggcagaggttgcagtgagccaagattgtacactgcactccagcctagcaacagagtgagactccatctcaaaaaaaaaaaaaaaaaaaaaaaagctgaaacctGAAGACACAAGATACTACAGCAGCCCCATTCCAGGAAAGCAGGAACCAAGAAAATATGGAAAGAACTGGAAAGTGCCAGTGAGCAGACTAGGAAAGGAGTTTAAACTCTGAGTGGGGAAGAATGAAAACTCACCCACAAGGACTGGCTGCATAAGAAGCTGCCCCACAAGGCCGCTCACCATCTGGGCCAACGAGGCATTGGTACCCAGACCGGCGCCCTGCTGGATAGAAAGCAAGGGAGAACTTCAGACCTGCCTTTCCATGCACCACCACAGGAGTCTCTCCCTAGACTGTTACGCACTAGAACTCCCCGACCCTTGCTCACCAGTGTCCCAGAGACTGGGGGCCCTCCAGGATGGGAAGGCCGAGCCTGTGGAGGAGTGGGCCGGGCAATCACCACCCGGGTTGGAGCTGTTGGGAAGCCTGGCACCTGCTGTCCTGTGGGTGGCAGAAGAGACAGACCGAAGAGGGCTGAGGGCCAGGCCCTTGCCAGCCAGCTGCCACCATGGACTGTGCCCTACCTCCCAAGCCTCCCCTTCCAGGTCATTACCTGCGGCCGCGGAGGCAACAGCTGCCACCATGGCCTGATGAGTGATCTGGTGGGCGACGGCGTGCATGAACTcagggggcagggagggcagCTGGATGAGGGTGGAGCCTGGGGGGCGGGTCTGATGTAACCTTGAACCTGGACCCCTTCAACCCACCCATTCAGCCCTTCCCTTTCTCTACCCAGAGCTCAGCCTGCCCTGATGCCCTCACTCTTACCCAGGGTTTGGCCATGACCAGGGGGTCCCAGGGGGCCAGTGGGAGCACTCGGAACACCACCAGGCTGTGTGCCAGAATCTGggcagggagacagagacagtggCCCTGAGGTAGGTAGGGCCAAGGCCTAACTATATCCTTCTGAGATCAGGCATACTTCAGGCCCATAATCCCCCAATCAGAAAGCCTGCCTTTCCCTCCATCTAAACAGGGAGAGGTGCTCCCTtcaccacacaaacacacctcCAAAGACAAACCAACCCCCACACCCCCCACATCTGTCTACTTAAGCTTCTGCTCTGGTCCCCAGGCTACCACCACCAGCATGtgcctctcccttccccaccctgttCCCTCACACCTCAGCATGAACCTCCCTCATCATGCTGATCCTGCTCTTCTCGCCAGCAACTATTCTCACCTTGAATGTTCATGTGCATCATGACCACGGGTTCCACACTCTGGTGGGAAATCCGGATGACCCTCGGGTGGCTGGTGGCTGGCGGGGGAGCTGGACCTGGCGGGGGAGCCCCCTCAGCTGAGGACTCGACATTGGTAGAAGACGGAGCCACGGATGAGGCCTGCCCAGGACCAGGGGGAGGTGCCTCTGCATTGGGAGTCGGGGGGGGCCGAGTCCCATTTCCTGTCAtggtcacagtggttcccacatTGATCTGAAAAAGACAGATGGACAGGCAGACGTGAGAAAAGTACAAGAGCCTAACCAAGAAAACCTCATGATAAACCTCTAAAGTATCTCCAGCCTTCATCACCATGTTTCCAGTCTCCTCCTTTCCTAACCTCCTTCAGGCCCAGTAGCTACCCTGGGTCACTCTATCAACACCCCTCACTCTCCCTCAGGCCAGACTCCCCCTAACCCACCTGTATGGGAATGGCTGCCTGCTGGACCTAACCCACCTGTATGGGAATGGCTGCCTGCTGGAGCACCATGGGGGTGGTGTAGTGAGACATAGGCCGGACCACATGCAGGTGTCGTGGGGGCGTGCAGGCCAGATTGCAGCGCAGGTCAGACAGTGCAACAAAGGTGTTGCCCAGCAGTCGCAGGCTCTCCCCTACCAAGTTGATCAACCGCTGATCCTCCTCCCGGCCCTCGTGCTGCGCACGCCAGCCAAacacaaaaaggcagaaaatatcaAGCTGGAGTCCATCTCACTAATAAAAGCAATAATGCCTACTGAGAATACCATGTCCTCCAAAACTTTCAGTTATATCCTTGGAAGTTTATATGTAGACCAAATCTTTGCAAATAAATTATATCTTATTCACATAAGGAACATCCTATTAAAACACTACAATGAATCAGTAAGTCATCATATACTGATCTCCTGTactttacattttctaaattcaTTCAGGGGCACAAGGGGTACGAGGACAGTGCTTACAGCAAAGATTACCACCTTCTCTGTAAGGGAGGACAAAATCACTTACAGTATAGAGGGAAATTGTTTTGTTgcaatgtgtgtttttttgttttgttttgtttttgagacagtctcgctctgtcacccaggctagagtgcagtagtgcaatctcggctcactgcaacctcctcctcccgagttctagcgattctcctgcctcagcctcctgagtagctgggattacaggtgtgcaccactaagtccagctaatgtttatattttcagtagagatggggttgcaccatgttggccaggctggtctcaaactcccgatctcagatgatccgcccaccttggcctcccaaagtgctgggattacaggcgtgagccactgcacctggccctgttgCAATGTTTTTCCAGGGAGGGAAAGAGTTATCTGTATTTCAGCCTGTTCTGTTTTGGGAGTACTGGGGCTGAGGAGAAAGGGCAGGGCCATCAAAGGGCTCACATTGTTATTGTAGTCCGTGGTGGCAGCAGCACCCAGAACCTCGTAGTAGCGCTGCAAGAAGGGCTGGAGGCGACTCTCCAGCCGCTGTAGCTCCTGGAGCACCTCGACATACTCCGCAGGGGAAGGATGGCTGTGGACAAACCCAAGCGGCAATGAGCCAAAGCTTTCCTCAGATTCCCACCCTCACAGTCAACAGGGACCACATGTGCCCTCTTTCTCCCTGGTCTCCCAGAGCCCTGGCCCAATCCTTCTCTGGACCAGCAGAGCTTCTATTctcttcaacctccgcctcccaggttcaaacgattctcctgcctctgcctcccaagtagctgggattaagttgcctgccaccacacccggctaatttttgtttttttgtttttgagacagagtctcgctctatcacccaggctggagtgcagtggtgcgacctcggctcactgcaagctccgtctcccgggttcacaccattctcctgcctcagcctcccgagtagctgggactacaggtgcccgccaccatgcccagctaattttttgtatttttagtagagacggggtttcatcatgttagccaggatggtctcgatctcttgacctcatgatccacccgcctcggcctcccaaagtgctgggattacaggcgtgagccaccgtgcccggcctgtattttttagtagagacggggtttcaccatgttggccaggctggtctcgaactcctgacctcaggtgatctgcccgcctctgcctcccaaagtgctgagattacaggcatgagccactgcacccagccaaagctTCTATTCTTTACTCCCACCCATGAGAGGATAGGGAGAAGAAAATGAACTGCTCCCACCCTACCCACCACAATCCTGCACCTACAATGGTGAGAGACTAATTCTAAGAAAGAGAGCAGGCCTTCGTGAACTCAGAGGAGAATTCCGATCAGGCTCAGGAAATACCATTTGGATTTCCTTGCCGTAGGGAGAGCAGCAGTTCTTCTCAGCTGCCTGTCCTAGCGTCATTTACCCATACCGAGAGAGCCCCTCCTCGCCCCTCAATGCTAACCCTTCAACTAAGACCTCCAAGTAATCCTTTCCCTCCCTTGCCATGGTTCATTTCCTTCTCCCCATACTTCACTTAGGATTCCCCACCCACTAAAGATTCCCTCCATCTCTCACTTGGGTGCATTTGTTTCCGGGGCAGGTGTTGGGCCTGCTGGGGCTGGGCCAGGAGTGAGCTCCGGGTTCTGGGCTGGGGCACGCTCCTCCACTTCTTCTGCCTCCATGGGCTCCCGGGGAGGTGCTTCACTTTCAACTGGTTCTGATGTTTGAGAGCTCAAGGCTACTGGCTCCGGGGTCACAGCCGGTGGCTGCGGGGGCGGCTGACTGTGCTGCGGTTGGGGCCCTCCTCGACACTGAAGGTAGGGGAGAGTCAGGATACCAAAGGCAGGATAAGACTGCTGCAGAGGATTACTCTACAGGAGACTGAACAGAGAAAGTATCCTAACTAGACTCCCTGAAGGCATGGCTCTGCAATTTTATCTCCGACTCGCTAGCAACTAGCATAAGACTGACACAAATTAGATGCATAATaagcatctgtaattttttttttttttttgagacagagtctcgctctgttgcccaggctggagtgcagtggcatgatctcagctcactgtaacctccgcctcccaggttcaagaaattctcttgcctcagccttctaagtagccaggactacaggcgcgtgccaccacacccaactaatttttgtacttgtagtagagacagggtttcaccatgttggccaggctggattggaactcctgaccacacGTTATCCCCCTGCCATGGCgacccaaaagtgctgggattacaggcgggagccaccacgcccggccacagcatctgtaatatttgtaaataaatttctAACAAAGAGTAGAGATTGTGGTTTCCTTTCCTCCACAAATTGGTCTCCCAGCCTCCACAAGTTAAGAGTGTAGAATCCTTTAATTGAAAAGAGATGCCATGAGACTAAGTCTGAAACAAACTCCCCAGATACCAGGCACCAAGAGGATTGGCAGAAATGAGAGAGCCTCACAAAGATACTTTTTCTGCCCAAAAGAATGAATACTGCAAAGAAGACTAGATTATGAAGGCCAAACCCTGTGGATGTGGCCagtgaagccctaactcccaggctgagagaaaagggagagggagggtggaGAGAGACCCTAGCCAGCCTTGCCCACTCACCTCCATCCGGGATAGTAAGGTCTGTATATCCCTGATCATGTGCTGAGCCATCACCAGCCGTACCCGGGGCTCACTCTACAATGAGAGAAGGTTTATCAGGGTAGGTTACAGATGAAGCCATGAGTTCCACCACCTACTAAATCAGGTCCCAGCCATCTCTCAGCCAGGtccaccccacctcccagcctccttcTCCCAGATCCCCTTCCCTGACCCTCGGAGGCCCCTCAATACCTGAATCGGGGCCTGTTCCATGTTGATGTGAACATCCACAGCAGAGCCGTCACTCTGGGGAAAGGGTAAGGGAAGTTGTTCTGGGAGAAGCCAACACTAAGGCCTCCACACCTCCAATTCATTCCCTGGAGCCCTACCTCCTTTTCTCCTTAAAGACTGAGACCAATAGCACACCACAGGGCCCCCTGAACCCAAtctaaagatggaagcatctatcTTATTAATTCCCTGGTGCTACCACAACCAAAGCTACCCGCAAAAGCCCTCCCCTGTGGAACATAAGCTTACAGGAAGATTGAAGGTTCCAACCATGACATAGCTGTTGGCATTCCGGTCATGAACAGAGGCCCCAGGCCCCCGAGTACCAGGGGGGGGTCCCCCACCATGAGTGGCTGAGGCAGACCCCGTCCCAGAAGATGCCCCAGAAGGGAGGTGAGTCTGAGGAGGAGCCCGTTCCACCAGGTGGATAACCTTTCCCCCAACATCTGCAGAAAAATAGACACACACCAAAACATAGTATGAACAGGTAAACCCATGGCCTCAGTTCATCCCTCCAGACAGTAGCCCCAACCTCTGAACTGCCTCCCCAGCCCCCTTACTGTATTCCTGAAGCTTCTTATCATCTTGCAGAACTCGTCCCTGGTAAATGAGCCGTTGTTTTTCAGATGGGATGCTGACAGAGGCAGCAATGTGCTCCTTAAACTCTTTTACATTCATCTGAAAAGAAGAGGCATGCacaggaatggaaagaatggaggaaagaggaagaacaaaGACAGACAACCGAGTTGTGGAGGTGAGGGGTAAAAACCACCACAAAATCACTACCCGTTTGTCTTGACTGTGAGATCATTACTGTGCAAACCCTTAAACTAAAGTAACAGCT
This DNA window, taken from Pan paniscus chromosome 5, NHGRI_mPanPan1-v2.0_pri, whole genome shotgun sequence, encodes the following:
- the BAG6 gene encoding large proline-rich protein BAG6 isoform X8, which codes for MEPNDSTSTAVEEPDSLEVLVKTLDSQTRTFIVGAQMNVKEFKEHIAASVSIPSEKQRLIYQGRVLQDDKKLQEYNVGGKVIHLVERAPPQTHLPSGASSGTGSASATHGGGPPPGTRGPGASVHDRNANSYVMVGTFNLPSDGSAVDVHINMEQAPIQSEPRVRLVMAQHMIRDIQTLLSRMECRGGPQPQHSQPPPQPPAVTPEPVALSSQTSEPVESEAPPREPMEAEEVEERAPAQNPELTPGPAPAGPTPAPETNAPNHPSPAEYVEVLQELQRLESRLQPFLQRYYEVLGAAATTDYNNNHEGREEDQRLINLVGESLRLLGNTFVALSDLRCNLACTPPRHLHVVRPMSHYTTPMVLQQAAIPIQINVGTTVTMTGNGTRPPPTPNAEAPPPGPGQASSVAPSSTNVESSAEGAPPPGPAPPPATSHPRVIRISHQSVEPVVMMHMNIQDSGTQPGGVPSAPTGPLGPPGHGQTLGSTLIQLPSLPPEFMHAVAHQITHQAMVAAVASAAAGQQVPGFPTAPTRVVIARPTPPQARPSHPGGPPVSGTLQGAGLGTNASLAQMVSGLVGQLLMQPVLVAQGTPGMAPPAAPATASASAGTTNTATTAGPAPGGPAQPPPAPQPSTADLQFSQLLGNLLGPAGPGAGGPGVASPTITVAMPGVPAFLQGMTDFLQATQTAPPPPPPPPPPPPAPEQQTMPPPGSPSGGAGSPGGLGLESLSPEFFTSVVQGVLSSLLGSLGARAGSSESIAAFIQRLSGSSNIFEPGTDGALGFFGALLSLLCQNFSMVDVVMLLHGHFQPLQRLQPQLRSFFHQHYLGGQEPTPSNIRMATHTLITGLEEYVRESFSLVQVQPGVDIIRTNLEFLQEQFNSIAAHVLHCTDSGFGARLLELCNQGLFECLALNLHCLGGQQMELAAVINGRIRRMSRGVNPSLVSWLTTMMGLRLQVVLEHMPVGPDAILRYVRRVGDPPQPLPEEPMEVQGAERASPEPQRENASPAPGTTAEEAMSRGPPPAPEGGSRDEQDGASAETEPWAAAVPPEWVPIIQQDIQSQRKVKPQPPLSDAYLSGMPAKRRKLRSDIQKRLQEDPNYSPQRFPNAQRAFADDP